From Methylopila sp. M107, a single genomic window includes:
- a CDS encoding iron ABC transporter permease, with translation MSVHAVAPRRALPPPLWLALAAAIPCLLIVLPIAYVALRAWGAGAGGVAQELLRPRTLELLINTLALGLSVTVISAIVGVAAAWCVERSDLPGRKVWRILLALPLAVPAFVASFAWASLDVAFQGMGGAILILSLSHYPLVYLPVAAALRSMDPAYEDVSRSLGRSPFATFLGVVLPQAWPALGAGALLVLSHMLAEFGALALLRVQTFTTAIFSSYELQFDSASAALQSAVLMALTLPAAFGEMWLRRDMRFSRSGRGGRRTQRLASLGRAKPFALAGFSALSALGVGVPAGMLVYWLAVGRSTSRGLADLGDAIQGSLSLALPGAIVVTALALPLVLAAARHGGATARFADRLPYVVHGLPGLVVALALTWFAIRFAPGLYQTTALLFMAYAVLFLPLAQSALRASVELAPPGLEEVARSLGRGPVAAFATVTLPNILPGVGASLALMTLELVRELTATLLLAPIGVTTLATEVWSRANDGQYAAAAPFAALLVALSALPVYLFTRKSLELHDL, from the coding sequence TTGAGCGTTCACGCTGTCGCGCCTCGCCGCGCGCTTCCGCCTCCGCTCTGGCTCGCGCTCGCGGCCGCGATCCCCTGCCTGCTGATCGTCCTGCCGATCGCCTATGTGGCGTTGCGCGCCTGGGGCGCGGGCGCGGGCGGCGTCGCGCAGGAACTGCTGCGACCGAGAACCCTCGAACTCTTGATCAACACGCTGGCGCTCGGGCTCTCGGTGACGGTGATCTCCGCGATCGTCGGGGTCGCAGCGGCGTGGTGCGTCGAGCGCTCGGACCTTCCGGGCCGAAAGGTCTGGCGCATTCTGCTCGCGCTGCCGCTCGCGGTGCCGGCTTTCGTCGCGAGCTTCGCCTGGGCCTCGCTCGACGTCGCGTTCCAGGGCATGGGCGGGGCGATCCTGATCCTGTCGCTGTCGCATTACCCACTGGTCTACCTGCCGGTCGCAGCGGCGCTCCGCAGCATGGACCCGGCCTATGAGGATGTCTCGCGCTCTCTTGGTCGTTCTCCCTTCGCCACCTTCCTCGGCGTGGTGCTGCCGCAGGCGTGGCCCGCGCTCGGGGCCGGCGCGTTGCTCGTGCTCTCGCACATGCTCGCCGAATTCGGCGCGCTCGCCCTGCTGCGGGTCCAGACCTTCACCACCGCGATCTTCTCGTCCTACGAGCTGCAGTTCGACAGCGCCTCGGCCGCGCTGCAATCCGCTGTGCTGATGGCCCTGACGCTGCCGGCCGCGTTCGGCGAGATGTGGCTCAGGCGAGACATGCGCTTCTCGCGTTCGGGGCGCGGCGGACGGCGGACGCAGCGGCTCGCCTCTCTCGGCCGCGCAAAGCCCTTCGCGCTCGCAGGCTTTTCCGCGCTCTCGGCGCTGGGCGTCGGCGTGCCGGCCGGCATGCTGGTTTACTGGCTCGCGGTCGGGCGCTCGACCAGCCGCGGGCTCGCCGATCTCGGCGACGCCATCCAGGGATCGCTCAGCCTCGCGCTGCCCGGCGCGATCGTGGTCACCGCGCTCGCGCTGCCGCTGGTGCTGGCCGCCGCCCGCCATGGCGGCGCGACCGCGCGCTTCGCCGACCGGCTGCCTTACGTGGTGCACGGCCTGCCCGGCCTCGTGGTCGCGCTGGCGCTCACCTGGTTCGCGATCCGGTTCGCGCCCGGCCTCTACCAGACGACGGCGCTGCTGTTCATGGCCTATGCGGTGCTGTTCCTGCCTCTCGCGCAGTCGGCGCTGCGCGCCTCGGTCGAGCTCGCGCCGCCGGGTCTGGAGGAGGTCGCGCGCAGCCTCGGGCGCGGGCCGGTCGCGGCCTTCGCCACCGTCACCCTGCCGAACATCCTGCCGGGCGTCGGCGCCTCGCTCGCGCTGATGACGCTGGAGCTCGTGCGCGAGCTCACCGCCACGCTGCTGCTCGCGCCGATCGGCGTGACGACCCTCGCCACAGAGGTCTGGTCGCGCGCCAATGACGGGCAATATGCCGCCGCGGCGCCGTTCGCGGCGCTGCTCGTGGCGCTTTCCGCGCTGCCGGTCTACCTGTTCACCCGCAAAAGCCTCGAGCTTCACGACCTCTAG
- a CDS encoding extracellular solute-binding protein, translating into MRSSDRRSVLRAGAAFCLAAPAIWSSRARAAETLTLYNGQHAEPATAVVQAFMNATGVRVAIRKGGSAQLANQIIEEGSASPADVFFSEETAPVVTLAKRKLLAPVLPDTLKPIPPAYAARDGSWIGVTARCRVVAYDAKAVKPEELPRSVLDYAAPAFKDRVAYVPTSGEFQSQSLAILKLKGRDAALEWLKGLKDNGRIYNGNVAAVQAVQRGEIATALVNSYYWYAVADEIGAENMRCQLHYLGAKDPGALVTLSAAGALASSRKPELAQQFLAFMTGDEGQKAIVEAVAEYPVRPGVASPYPLKPLAELDPPDLTPDDVSDAVEALSLQREAGLA; encoded by the coding sequence ATGCGATCCAGCGACAGGCGGTCCGTGCTGCGCGCCGGCGCCGCGTTTTGCCTTGCGGCTCCGGCGATCTGGTCGTCGCGAGCCCGCGCGGCCGAGACGCTGACGCTCTACAACGGCCAGCACGCCGAGCCCGCGACAGCCGTCGTGCAGGCCTTCATGAACGCGACCGGGGTGCGCGTCGCGATCCGCAAAGGCGGCAGCGCCCAGCTTGCGAACCAGATCATTGAGGAAGGTTCGGCTTCGCCCGCCGACGTGTTCTTCTCCGAGGAGACCGCGCCGGTGGTTACCCTCGCCAAGCGCAAGCTTCTCGCCCCGGTCCTGCCCGACACCCTGAAGCCGATCCCCCCGGCCTATGCGGCGCGCGACGGGTCGTGGATCGGCGTCACGGCGCGCTGCCGGGTCGTCGCCTACGACGCCAAGGCGGTGAAGCCCGAAGAGCTTCCGCGCTCGGTGCTCGACTACGCTGCGCCCGCCTTCAAGGACCGCGTCGCCTACGTTCCGACGAGCGGCGAATTCCAGAGCCAGTCCCTCGCCATCCTCAAGCTGAAAGGCCGCGACGCGGCGCTCGAATGGCTGAAGGGGCTGAAGGACAACGGCCGGATCTACAACGGCAATGTCGCCGCCGTTCAGGCGGTGCAGCGCGGCGAGATCGCGACGGCGCTGGTCAACAGCTACTACTGGTATGCGGTCGCGGACGAGATCGGCGCGGAAAACATGCGCTGCCAGCTGCATTATCTCGGCGCCAAGGACCCCGGCGCGCTGGTGACGCTGTCGGCCGCGGGCGCGCTGGCGTCGAGCCGCAAGCCTGAACTCGCCCAGCAATTCCTCGCCTTCATGACGGGCGACGAGGGTCAGAAGGCGATCGTCGAGGCGGTCGCGGAATATCCGGTGCGCCCCGGCGTCGCCTCGCCCTATCCGCTAAAGCCCCTCGCCGAACTCGACCCGCCGGACCTGACGCCCGACGACGTCAGCGACGCCGTCGAGGCGCTGTCGCTGCAGCGCGAGGCCGGGCTCGCTTGA
- a CDS encoding alpha/beta hydrolase — MTDYPARARACRTENQFNRLHIDLDSTLAPMEIAAIRKAAETEDLPPASRLWLDNLAALSPTLFEAPEPFVRTELHKHVAIYRGSTKARPRKRLLIAFTGVARRLMVPTHIFLQALDARCWDVVLIRHAGSFLDGARGLADDLDGLLAYVRRETGLWAYRSVAVFGVSSGGGPAVVAAKRLGARRGVSMCGASGERLLATSVRPGWRAALLRRKTGLCFVHGGANDPDREAAVAMASAWGGVVRPVKGVRSHNVMGALMKRGRLKAFLAEVL, encoded by the coding sequence ATGACCGACTATCCGGCGCGGGCGCGCGCCTGCCGCACCGAAAACCAGTTCAACCGCCTGCACATCGACCTCGACTCGACGCTCGCGCCGATGGAGATCGCGGCGATCCGCAAGGCCGCCGAGACCGAAGACCTGCCGCCGGCGAGCCGCTTATGGCTCGACAATCTCGCGGCGCTCTCGCCGACCCTTTTCGAGGCCCCGGAGCCTTTCGTCCGGACGGAACTGCACAAGCACGTCGCGATCTACCGCGGCTCGACGAAGGCGCGCCCCCGCAAACGTCTGCTGATCGCTTTCACGGGCGTTGCGCGGCGGCTGATGGTTCCGACGCACATCTTCCTGCAGGCGCTCGACGCCCGCTGCTGGGACGTCGTGCTGATCAGGCACGCCGGCTCGTTCCTCGACGGCGCCAGGGGCCTCGCCGACGATCTCGACGGTCTGCTGGCCTATGTCCGGCGCGAGACCGGACTTTGGGCCTACCGGTCCGTCGCCGTGTTCGGAGTGAGCAGCGGCGGGGGTCCGGCCGTGGTGGCGGCGAAGCGGCTCGGCGCGCGCCGCGGCGTCTCGATGTGCGGCGCGAGCGGCGAGCGCCTTCTCGCCACATCGGTCCGGCCCGGCTGGCGGGCGGCGCTGCTGCGGCGCAAGACCGGGCTCTGCTTCGTTCACGGCGGCGCCAACGATCCCGACCGGGAGGCCGCCGTCGCGATGGCTTCCGCCTGGGGCGGGGTGGTGCGCCCGGTCAAGGGCGTGCGCAGCCACAACGTCATGGGCGCGCTCATGAAACGCGGCCGGCTCAAGGCGTTTCTGGCCGAGGTGCTTTGA
- a CDS encoding phosphopantetheine-binding protein, producing the protein MSTTRNPREIVAAAVRAGQFDAPADEALDRAIASGADVPFEKLDFDSLGWMEFCISVELESGLELTPTLVSGMRSLHDVEAWLAARLNR; encoded by the coding sequence ATGAGCACGACACGGAACCCCCGCGAGATCGTGGCCGCCGCGGTCCGCGCCGGACAGTTCGATGCGCCGGCCGACGAGGCCCTGGACCGCGCCATCGCGTCCGGCGCCGATGTGCCGTTCGAAAAGCTCGATTTCGACAGTCTCGGCTGGATGGAGTTCTGCATCTCGGTCGAGCTCGAAAGCGGGCTTGAACTGACGCCCACGCTCGTCTCCGGCATGCGGTCGCTCCACGACGTCGAGGCATGGCTCGCGGCGCGTCTTAACCGATGA
- the msrB gene encoding peptide-methionine (R)-S-oxide reductase MsrB, which translates to MLSKRAVLCAISAIGGASLLGRSAAAAPARNFEIQLSDAEWKRRLTPSQYAVLRQASTERPFTSPLNEEHRKGKFACAGCDRDLFASETKFDSGTGWPSFWAPLDGAVGQGRDSSFGMERQETHCARCGGHLGHVFEDGPKPTGLRYCMNGVALTFKPATAA; encoded by the coding sequence ATGCTTTCGAAACGCGCGGTGTTGTGCGCCATCTCCGCGATCGGCGGCGCGAGCCTGTTGGGGCGGAGCGCAGCCGCCGCGCCCGCCAGGAACTTCGAGATCCAGCTCAGCGACGCCGAATGGAAGCGGCGGCTGACGCCCAGCCAATATGCGGTGCTGCGGCAGGCCTCGACCGAGCGACCCTTCACCAGCCCGCTGAACGAGGAGCATCGCAAGGGTAAATTCGCCTGCGCCGGGTGCGACCGGGACCTGTTCGCCTCCGAGACCAAATTCGACAGCGGCACCGGCTGGCCGAGTTTCTGGGCGCCGCTCGACGGCGCGGTCGGCCAGGGCCGCGATTCGTCCTTCGGGATGGAGCGGCAGGAGACCCACTGCGCCCGCTGCGGCGGACATCTCGGCCATGTGTTCGAGGACGGCCCGAAGCCCACGGGCCTCCGCTACTGCATGAACGGCGTGGCGCTGACGTTCAAGCCGGCGACCGCCGCCTGA
- a CDS encoding aminomethyltransferase family protein has protein sequence MDARSPNSEPTRVTKLVARGGEPVVFELSAGDRCRIVDPEGQQAGLLLASAEGAFGAAALPPLAEGAEGHSAAVAALAARGADPARFEGFRIASEDGAPGAAVDFEAKAPVTLALIPEGGAMAPDEQTPPTDLKIEIETSAPAKGVAPAPLASPKLDLRIDAATASAYLVKAGDYIQIIDVDGRQCSDFLAFDAAALSQGEEFGLDPTVTRTLMATANPGPGLHSKYFDARLKPLVEIVRDTVGRHDAFLLACNSKYYEDMGYPGHDNCTDNFNRALQPYGIKPKAGWPAINFFYNTTVGADDKITMDEPWSRPGDYVLLRALTDLVCASSSCTDDIDPANGWSPTDIHVRVYDASENFSRGIAHRMTPDSEPRLTRESGFHPRTAALTRKFVEYRGFWLADCYSDEGPIAEYWACRERAAIMDLSPLRKFEVIGPDAEALMQLAVTRDMKKLAVNQVVYTAMCYEHGGMIDDGTVFRIGQDNFRWICGEDYCGVHLRELAARHGLKVWVKTATDQLHNVGVQGPKSREILDGIVATPPAEPTVAELKWFRFTVGRLSGIPVVVSRTGYTGELGYEVFCHPSRATEVWDAIMQAGEPHGIKPLGLLALDMVRIEAGLAFSGYEFCDQTDPFEAGIGFSVPKDKTDPYVGSEALKRRRETPSKKLVGLEVLSNEAIGHGDCVHVGRAQIGVVTSATRSPILGKTIALARLDVTYAELGTKLEIGKLDGQQKRIAATVVGFPHYDPTKSRVRA, from the coding sequence ATGGATGCTCGCAGCCCGAACTCAGAACCGACCCGCGTGACAAAACTCGTCGCGCGCGGCGGCGAGCCCGTGGTCTTCGAGCTTTCCGCGGGCGACCGCTGCCGCATCGTCGATCCGGAAGGCCAGCAGGCGGGCCTGTTGCTCGCCTCGGCCGAAGGAGCCTTCGGCGCCGCCGCACTTCCCCCCCTTGCGGAAGGCGCCGAGGGCCATTCGGCGGCGGTCGCGGCGCTCGCCGCGCGCGGCGCCGATCCCGCGCGGTTCGAAGGGTTTCGTATTGCCTCGGAAGACGGCGCGCCGGGCGCGGCGGTCGACTTCGAGGCGAAGGCGCCCGTCACGCTGGCCCTGATCCCGGAAGGCGGCGCCATGGCGCCGGACGAGCAGACGCCGCCGACCGACCTCAAGATCGAGATCGAGACCTCGGCGCCCGCCAAGGGCGTCGCGCCTGCGCCGCTCGCATCGCCGAAGCTCGACCTGCGCATCGACGCCGCCACCGCCTCGGCGTACCTCGTGAAGGCCGGAGACTACATCCAGATCATCGACGTCGACGGCCGCCAGTGCTCCGACTTCCTGGCCTTCGACGCCGCCGCGCTCTCGCAGGGCGAGGAGTTCGGCCTCGACCCCACCGTGACCCGCACGCTGATGGCGACCGCAAATCCCGGCCCGGGCCTCCATTCCAAATATTTCGACGCGCGGCTGAAGCCGCTGGTCGAGATCGTGCGCGACACTGTCGGCCGGCACGACGCCTTCCTGCTCGCCTGCAACTCGAAATATTACGAGGACATGGGCTATCCGGGCCACGATAACTGCACGGACAACTTCAACCGCGCGCTTCAGCCCTACGGTATCAAGCCGAAGGCCGGCTGGCCTGCGATCAACTTCTTCTACAACACCACCGTCGGCGCCGACGACAAGATCACCATGGACGAGCCGTGGTCGCGTCCGGGCGACTACGTGCTGCTCCGGGCGCTGACCGACCTCGTCTGCGCCTCGTCCTCCTGCACCGACGACATCGACCCGGCCAATGGCTGGTCGCCGACCGACATCCATGTCCGCGTCTATGACGCGTCCGAAAACTTCTCGCGTGGGATCGCGCATCGCATGACGCCAGACTCAGAGCCTCGCCTCACCCGCGAGAGCGGCTTTCATCCGCGCACCGCCGCGCTCACCCGAAAGTTCGTCGAGTATCGCGGCTTCTGGCTCGCCGACTGCTATTCGGACGAGGGGCCCATCGCCGAATACTGGGCCTGCCGCGAGCGCGCCGCCATCATGGACCTGTCGCCTCTGCGCAAGTTCGAGGTCATCGGCCCGGACGCCGAAGCGCTGATGCAGCTCGCCGTCACGCGCGACATGAAGAAGCTCGCCGTCAACCAGGTGGTCTACACCGCCATGTGCTACGAGCACGGCGGCATGATCGACGACGGAACCGTGTTCCGCATCGGCCAGGACAATTTCCGCTGGATCTGCGGCGAGGATTATTGCGGCGTCCACCTGCGGGAGCTTGCGGCCAGGCATGGCCTGAAGGTCTGGGTGAAGACCGCGACCGACCAGCTTCACAATGTCGGCGTGCAGGGTCCGAAATCCCGCGAGATCCTCGACGGGATCGTGGCGACGCCGCCGGCCGAGCCGACGGTCGCCGAGCTGAAGTGGTTCCGCTTCACGGTCGGCAGGCTCTCGGGCATCCCGGTCGTGGTCTCGCGCACGGGCTATACGGGCGAGCTCGGTTACGAGGTGTTCTGCCATCCGAGCCGCGCTACGGAAGTGTGGGACGCGATCATGCAGGCGGGCGAGCCGCACGGCATCAAGCCGCTCGGCCTGCTCGCGCTCGACATGGTGCGCATCGAGGCGGGGCTCGCCTTCTCGGGCTACGAGTTCTGCGATCAGACCGACCCTTTCGAGGCAGGCATCGGCTTCTCCGTCCCCAAGGACAAGACCGACCCTTACGTCGGGTCGGAGGCCCTGAAGCGCCGCCGCGAGACGCCGTCAAAGAAGCTCGTGGGGCTGGAGGTGCTGAGCAACGAGGCGATCGGCCATGGCGACTGCGTCCATGTCGGCCGCGCCCAGATCGGCGTCGTCACCAGCGCGACCCGCTCGCCGATCCTCGGCAAGACCATCGCGCTCGCCCGCCTCGACGTGACCTACGCCGAGCTCGGGACGAAGCTCGAGATCGGCAAGCTCGACGGCCAGCAGAAGCGGATCGCCGCCACTGTGGTCGGCTTCCCGCATTACGACCCGACAAAATCGCGCGTCAGAGCATAA
- a CDS encoding NAD(P)/FAD-dependent oxidoreductase: MTQRIAVIGAGPSGLAALRAFESARQKGAQVPEVVCYEKQSNWGGLWNYTWRTGLDEYGEPVHGSMYRYLWSNGPKECLEFADYGFEEHFGRPIPSYPPRAVLHDYIAGRVEKSGVRKYCKFSHAVKGVTFDAETETFTVTVKDLVGDRVFSEEFDYVIVANGHFSTPNIPYFEGVDRFLGRVMHAHDFRVADEFAGKHVVMIGSSYSAEDIGTQCHKYGAKRVTFSYRTRPMGFDWPEGFEEKPLLTKVVGNTCTFKDGSSVDGVDAIIFCTGYLNHYPFLSDELRLKTRNRLFPPNLYKGVFYEGNPKLIYIGAQDQFYTFNMFDAQAWYARDVILGRIALPDPATMKADWQGWMSREEALENADQMIDFQTDYVRELIEATDYPRLDVDMCAKLFKEWEHHKAEGILTYRNRSYPSTLTGNMAPVHHTPWMEALDDSLEAFLNQPASQAAE; the protein is encoded by the coding sequence GTGACACAACGCATCGCAGTCATCGGCGCAGGCCCCAGCGGCCTCGCCGCGCTCCGCGCCTTCGAGAGCGCCCGCCAGAAGGGCGCGCAGGTTCCCGAGGTCGTCTGCTACGAGAAGCAGTCGAACTGGGGCGGTTTGTGGAACTACACTTGGCGCACCGGCCTCGACGAATACGGCGAGCCCGTCCACGGCTCGATGTACCGCTATCTCTGGTCGAACGGCCCGAAGGAGTGCCTCGAATTCGCTGATTACGGCTTCGAGGAGCACTTTGGCCGGCCGATCCCGTCCTACCCGCCGCGCGCGGTGCTGCACGACTATATCGCCGGCCGCGTCGAGAAGTCGGGCGTCCGCAAATACTGCAAGTTCAGCCACGCGGTGAAGGGCGTCACATTCGACGCCGAGACCGAGACGTTCACCGTCACCGTGAAGGATCTTGTCGGCGACCGGGTGTTTTCGGAGGAGTTCGACTACGTCATCGTGGCGAACGGCCACTTCTCAACGCCGAACATCCCGTATTTCGAGGGCGTCGACAGGTTCCTCGGGCGCGTCATGCACGCCCATGACTTCCGCGTCGCGGACGAGTTCGCCGGCAAACACGTGGTGATGATCGGCTCGAGCTATTCGGCCGAAGACATCGGCACCCAGTGCCACAAATACGGCGCGAAGCGCGTCACCTTCAGCTACCGCACCCGCCCGATGGGCTTCGACTGGCCAGAAGGCTTCGAGGAGAAGCCGCTGCTGACCAAGGTCGTCGGCAACACCTGCACGTTCAAGGACGGCAGCTCTGTCGACGGCGTCGACGCCATCATCTTCTGCACCGGCTATCTCAACCACTACCCGTTTCTGTCGGACGAGCTGCGCCTGAAGACCCGCAACCGGCTGTTCCCGCCGAACCTCTACAAGGGCGTGTTCTACGAGGGTAATCCGAAGCTGATCTACATCGGCGCTCAGGACCAGTTCTACACCTTCAACATGTTCGACGCGCAGGCCTGGTACGCCCGCGACGTCATCCTCGGCCGCATCGCGCTGCCCGATCCCGCAACGATGAAGGCGGACTGGCAGGGCTGGATGTCGCGCGAGGAGGCGCTCGAAAACGCCGACCAGATGATCGACTTTCAGACTGACTATGTCCGGGAGTTGATCGAGGCGACCGACTATCCGCGTCTCGACGTCGACATGTGCGCGAAGCTCTTCAAGGAGTGGGAGCACCACAAGGCCGAGGGCATCCTCACCTACCGCAACCGCTCCTATCCCTCGACGCTGACGGGCAACATGGCGCCGGTCCACCACACGCCATGGATGGAGGCGCTCGACGACAGCCTCGAGGCGTTCCTCAACCAGCCGGCGAGCCAGGCGGCGGAGTAG
- a CDS encoding aminomethyltransferase family protein, which yields MGPEDFPRKNALQAIHQALGSKLDSDWNGMPIPQHYSTDAYDEVAIVRSKAGLFDVSGLRIIDVSGADVVAVLNKMLTTDVDGLKAGQSAISNIVDENGSLIDDVLVYRDGPTEFRLSHGGGSLEDVIDGFFAGSQSTWAKDDDVHILSLQGPLALDILAPHAEKDLSKLKYFEHAPNVLFGKTVSIARGGYSAERGYEVFSSAADAPFLWDKIMEAGKPFGICAASWDCLDIVRVEGALLFFPFDMPKGDETPWEVGADWTVDLTKLDFNGKAALEKRKSEIRSANVGIEIDAHEAIEPGAKLVKDGKEVGTVNSTTYSRHLMKSIALGSVPPELKAIGTTFEVVSPAGTFTAHVVRTPFYDPHRLRTHPLEERA from the coding sequence ATGGGACCCGAAGACTTTCCGCGCAAGAACGCGCTCCAGGCCATCCATCAGGCGCTCGGCTCCAAGCTCGACAGCGACTGGAACGGCATGCCGATCCCGCAGCATTATTCGACCGACGCCTATGACGAGGTCGCAATCGTCCGCTCGAAAGCGGGGCTGTTCGACGTCTCGGGTCTGCGGATCATCGACGTCTCCGGCGCCGACGTCGTCGCCGTCCTCAACAAGATGCTGACCACCGACGTCGACGGGCTGAAGGCGGGCCAGTCGGCGATTTCCAACATCGTCGACGAGAACGGCTCGCTGATCGACGACGTGCTGGTCTATCGGGACGGCCCGACCGAGTTCCGCCTCTCCCATGGCGGCGGCAGCCTCGAAGACGTGATCGACGGGTTCTTCGCCGGCTCACAGTCCACATGGGCCAAGGACGACGACGTCCACATCCTGTCGCTGCAGGGCCCGCTCGCGCTCGACATCCTGGCGCCGCACGCGGAAAAGGACCTGTCGAAGCTGAAGTACTTCGAGCATGCGCCCAACGTGCTGTTCGGCAAGACGGTCTCGATCGCGCGCGGCGGCTATTCGGCGGAGCGCGGCTACGAGGTGTTTTCGTCCGCCGCCGACGCCCCGTTCCTGTGGGACAAGATCATGGAGGCAGGCAAGCCGTTCGGGATCTGCGCGGCGTCCTGGGACTGTCTCGACATCGTCCGCGTCGAGGGCGCGCTGCTGTTCTTCCCGTTCGACATGCCGAAGGGCGACGAGACGCCTTGGGAGGTCGGCGCCGACTGGACCGTCGACCTCACGAAGCTCGACTTCAACGGCAAGGCCGCGCTCGAGAAGCGCAAGAGCGAGATCCGCTCCGCCAACGTGGGCATCGAGATCGACGCCCATGAGGCGATCGAACCGGGCGCCAAGCTCGTCAAAGACGGCAAGGAGGTCGGCACGGTCAACTCGACCACGTACAGCCGCCACCTGATGAAGTCGATCGCGCTCGGCAGCGTGCCGCCAGAGCTGAAGGCGATCGGCACGACCTTCGAGGTCGTCTCGCCGGCCGGCACGTTCACGGCCCATGTCGTGCGGACGCCGTTCTACGATCCGCATCGCCTGCGCACCCATCCGCTCGAAGAGCGCGCCTGA
- a CDS encoding DUF3445 domain-containing protein yields the protein MTIQFKTETFRDDFTFSNSPEGIQRFPFPFDKDAYMYAVNIEQHMPGPVKSATEFPIDIDEHYVAEMADRALVLKEDPLRCQSMPHMITAEWDLVELLMESMAKHYPEHFTLTRDGDRWHWVNRPLGIDQRFVFGDTATLPHPPMEYITRQCQGDFCLLDQRQENLWMDAGIVTTQADWSLDFDMGMNFMEWHGPVPLAHDIGVFDRALKFLLNLQQGRPVRRLNWTMTVNPRLDTSPEKYHQWGIDRTTVTPENVGDKVHLRVELQALWRLPRSNAIVFSIRCYLIKMEELVTIPKWGRRLHRVLRDLPEELATYKGLTNYRADTVAWLAKHDDGAPTSPGFFPD from the coding sequence ATGACCATCCAGTTCAAGACCGAAACCTTCCGCGACGACTTCACCTTCTCGAACAGCCCGGAAGGCATCCAGCGCTTTCCGTTCCCGTTCGACAAGGACGCGTACATGTACGCGGTCAACATCGAGCAGCACATGCCGGGACCCGTGAAGTCCGCGACCGAGTTCCCGATCGACATCGACGAGCACTACGTCGCCGAGATGGCCGACCGGGCGCTGGTGCTGAAGGAGGACCCGCTGCGCTGCCAGTCCATGCCGCACATGATCACGGCGGAATGGGACCTCGTCGAACTCCTGATGGAGTCGATGGCGAAGCACTATCCGGAACATTTCACGCTCACCCGCGACGGCGATCGCTGGCATTGGGTGAACAGGCCGCTCGGCATCGACCAGCGCTTCGTCTTCGGCGATACGGCGACGCTGCCCCATCCGCCGATGGAGTACATCACCCGGCAGTGCCAGGGCGATTTCTGCCTGCTCGACCAGCGCCAAGAAAATCTCTGGATGGACGCCGGCATCGTCACGACGCAGGCCGACTGGTCGCTCGATTTCGACATGGGCATGAACTTCATGGAGTGGCACGGGCCCGTGCCGCTCGCCCATGACATCGGAGTGTTCGACCGGGCGCTGAAGTTCCTGCTCAACCTTCAGCAGGGACGGCCCGTGCGCCGGTTGAACTGGACCATGACGGTCAATCCGCGGCTCGATACGTCGCCGGAGAAGTACCATCAGTGGGGCATCGACCGGACGACGGTCACGCCCGAAAACGTGGGCGACAAGGTGCACCTGCGCGTCGAGCTGCAGGCGCTGTGGCGGCTGCCGCGCTCGAACGCCATCGTGTTCTCGATCCGCTGCTACCTCATCAAGATGGAAGAGCTCGTGACGATCCCGAAATGGGGGCGCCGGCTGCATCGCGTGCTGCGCGACCTGCCGGAAGAGCTCGCGACCTACAAGGGCCTCACGAACTATCGCGCCGACACCGTGGCGTGGCTGGCCAAGCACGACGACGGCGCGCCGACTTCCCCCGGGTTCTTCCCGGACTGA